A genomic region of Microlunatus sagamiharensis contains the following coding sequences:
- a CDS encoding amidohydrolase, with amino-acid sequence MSAPVDDHLRRARIVAEVDDLHERLIAFRRDVHAHPEVGNAEHRTTAKVVEALESCGLVAKVLPIGTGAWCDVLPYGDAGDDGDSGAGLVGLRADLDALPIPDGSAVDFASKVPGVAHACGHDVHTTIVLGVGMVLARLREDGLLRRGVRLIFQPAEETSPGGAVDAIDGGVLTDVSEVYALHCDPRTDAGQIALKTGPVTSAVSQVSVILTGGGGHTSRPHLTQDVVAALGTLVTQTQLVFSRRVDPRSGVSMMWGRITAGSAPNAIPSSGQVLGTLRALTTDGWEQAMALLPEVITQIVAPFGVEARVTINEGTPPAVNTQSGVDRLTAAGEAMLGPVGVTATEQSLGGEDFSWMLQQVPGAMARLGVRTPGSASWPDIHHPSFRVDESCIDVGLKVLADVASTVPAPVGSPA; translated from the coding sequence ATGTCTGCACCCGTCGACGACCACCTGCGCCGCGCCCGGATCGTCGCCGAGGTCGACGACCTGCACGAGCGTCTGATCGCCTTCCGCCGCGACGTGCACGCGCACCCCGAGGTCGGCAACGCCGAGCACCGCACGACCGCCAAGGTCGTCGAGGCGCTCGAGTCGTGCGGCCTGGTGGCCAAGGTCCTGCCCATCGGCACCGGCGCCTGGTGCGACGTCCTGCCGTACGGCGACGCGGGCGACGACGGTGACAGCGGCGCCGGCCTCGTGGGCCTGCGCGCCGACCTCGACGCCCTCCCGATCCCGGACGGCAGCGCGGTCGACTTCGCCTCGAAGGTCCCCGGCGTCGCGCACGCCTGCGGCCACGACGTGCACACGACCATCGTGCTCGGCGTGGGCATGGTCCTCGCCCGGCTGCGCGAGGACGGCCTGCTGCGCCGCGGCGTGCGGCTGATCTTCCAGCCCGCGGAGGAGACCAGCCCCGGCGGTGCGGTCGACGCCATCGACGGCGGCGTGCTCACCGACGTCTCCGAGGTGTACGCGCTGCACTGCGACCCGCGCACCGACGCGGGGCAGATCGCCCTCAAGACCGGCCCTGTCACCTCCGCGGTGAGCCAGGTCAGCGTGATCCTCACCGGCGGTGGCGGCCACACCTCCCGGCCGCACCTCACGCAGGACGTCGTGGCCGCGCTCGGCACCCTGGTGACGCAGACCCAGCTCGTCTTCTCCCGCCGCGTCGACCCGCGCAGCGGCGTCTCGATGATGTGGGGCCGGATCACCGCCGGCTCGGCGCCGAACGCCATCCCCAGCAGCGGGCAGGTGCTCGGCACGCTGCGCGCCCTGACCACCGACGGCTGGGAGCAGGCGATGGCGCTCCTGCCCGAGGTCATCACCCAGATCGTCGCGCCCTTCGGCGTCGAGGCCCGGGTGACCATCAACGAGGGCACCCCGCCGGCGGTGAACACGCAGTCCGGTGTCGACCGGCTCACCGCCGCCGGGGAGGCGATGCTCGGCCCCGTCGGCGTCACCGCGACCGAGCAGTCGCTCGGCGGCGAGGACTTCTCCTGGATGCTCCAGCAGGTGCCCGGCGCGATGGCCCGCCTCGGGGTGCGGACCCCCGGCAGCGCCTCCTGGCCCGACATCCACCACCCGAGCTTCCGCGTCGACGAGAGCTGCATCGACGTCGGCCTCAAGGTGCTCGCCGACGTCGCGAGCACGGTTCCGGCGCCGGTCGGCAGCCCGGCCTGA
- a CDS encoding siderophore-interacting protein has product MGYYDVYHRAEVVATRRLTPHLLRVDLGGEGLRGWSSSGLPDERLVLVLPAPGADAVVEPTTMPDGTQDYPDPDDQPPMRSYTVRAWDPERLLMSIEFVVHEGGVASTWAQAARPGDVIYLTEAMGWCKPPADAPWRLLAADLTGLPALARAVEELPPGTRAHAVVEVPGEDDRIEVATAGRVTWTWLVGSGNDVGPSRLPEAVEHFEAPEGQGYVWFAGEAAASRAVRKHLRHVRRWPSTHCCTLGYWRVDSERWDARYAEVAPTIESVYTEAVAAGVSSDEALELYDEALERAGL; this is encoded by the coding sequence ATGGGCTACTACGACGTCTACCACCGCGCCGAGGTCGTTGCGACGCGACGGCTGACGCCGCACCTGCTGCGCGTCGATCTCGGCGGTGAGGGCCTGCGGGGCTGGTCGAGCAGCGGGCTGCCCGACGAGCGGCTCGTGCTCGTGCTGCCCGCGCCGGGCGCGGACGCCGTCGTCGAGCCCACGACGATGCCGGACGGCACGCAGGACTACCCCGACCCCGACGACCAGCCGCCGATGCGCAGCTACACCGTGCGCGCCTGGGACCCGGAGCGCCTGCTCATGAGCATCGAGTTCGTGGTGCACGAGGGCGGGGTCGCCTCGACCTGGGCCCAGGCCGCACGCCCGGGTGACGTGATCTACCTGACCGAGGCGATGGGCTGGTGCAAGCCGCCCGCCGACGCCCCGTGGCGGCTCCTCGCCGCCGACCTGACCGGCCTGCCCGCCCTCGCCCGCGCGGTCGAGGAGCTGCCCCCGGGCACCCGCGCCCACGCGGTCGTCGAGGTCCCGGGCGAGGACGACCGCATCGAGGTCGCCACGGCCGGGCGGGTGACGTGGACCTGGCTCGTGGGCTCGGGCAACGACGTCGGCCCGAGCCGGCTGCCCGAGGCGGTCGAGCACTTCGAGGCCCCCGAGGGGCAGGGCTACGTCTGGTTCGCCGGAGAGGCGGCGGCCTCGCGCGCGGTCCGCAAGCACCTGCGCCACGTCCGCCGCTGGCCGAGCACCCACTGCTGCACGCTCGGCTACTGGCGCGTCGACTCCGAGCGCTGGGACGCCCGCTACGCCGAGGTCGCCCCGACCATCGAGTCCGTCTACACCGAGGCCGTCGCCGCCGGCGTCAGCTCCGACGAGGCCCTCGAGCTCTACGACGAGGCCCTGGAGCGCGCGGGGCTGTAG
- a CDS encoding ABC transporter ATP-binding protein yields the protein MTSRTTEAPGPGTDPAAPPPTGLALRGITKRFGSLVANDSIDLDILPGEIHCLLGENGAGKSTLMNVLYGLLSPDEGQIFVDGAPVTIRNPKEAIADGIGMVHQHFMLVEVFSVAENLVLGREGSAGLLSMRKARRTVRRLSERYRFDVDPDAVVEELPVGVQQRVEILKALANDARFLIFDEPTAVLTPQEIDELMAVMRSLRDEGKAVVFITHKLREVREIADRITVIRRGAVVGTADPGEPEGRLAELMVGRAVNLVVDKEPPTPSATPRLALRGVSVANAAGQVVVEDLDLDVHGGEIVCVAGVQGNGQSELADALLGTLGVTAGSITLDGATISGRSPKEIIDAGLGFVPEDRQHDGFVGSFTVAENLVLNHFDEAPYAKGIRLDLSRIRGNADERVGEFDIRTQGIDTPVSALSGGNQQKVVLARELSRPLAALVASQPTRGVDVGAIEFLHKRLVGERDRGTAVLIVSTELDEVAALADRVAVMYRGRVVGVVPPDTSREALGLMMAGVPVEEALAAADAAGAQAPAGKDLT from the coding sequence GTGACCTCCCGCACCACGGAGGCCCCGGGACCCGGGACCGACCCCGCAGCGCCGCCCCCCACGGGGCTGGCGCTGCGGGGCATCACCAAGCGCTTCGGCTCGCTGGTCGCCAACGACTCGATCGACCTCGACATCCTCCCGGGCGAGATCCACTGCCTGCTCGGGGAGAACGGGGCCGGCAAGTCGACGCTGATGAACGTCCTCTACGGGCTGCTCAGCCCGGACGAGGGCCAGATCTTCGTCGACGGCGCGCCGGTGACGATCCGCAACCCGAAGGAGGCCATCGCCGACGGGATCGGCATGGTCCACCAGCACTTCATGCTGGTCGAGGTCTTCTCCGTCGCGGAGAACCTCGTCCTCGGCCGCGAGGGCAGCGCCGGCCTGCTGAGCATGCGCAAGGCCCGCCGGACCGTCCGCCGGCTGTCGGAGCGCTACCGCTTCGACGTCGACCCGGACGCGGTCGTGGAGGAGCTCCCGGTCGGGGTGCAGCAGCGCGTCGAGATCCTCAAGGCGCTCGCCAACGACGCCCGGTTCCTGATCTTCGACGAGCCGACCGCGGTGCTGACGCCGCAGGAGATCGACGAGCTCATGGCCGTCATGCGCTCGCTGCGCGACGAGGGCAAGGCCGTCGTCTTCATCACGCACAAGCTGCGCGAGGTCCGCGAGATCGCCGACCGGATCACGGTCATCCGCCGGGGCGCGGTCGTCGGCACGGCCGACCCCGGCGAGCCCGAGGGGCGCCTGGCCGAGCTCATGGTGGGCCGTGCGGTCAACCTCGTCGTGGACAAGGAACCGCCCACGCCCAGCGCCACCCCCCGCCTCGCCCTGCGCGGGGTGTCGGTGGCCAACGCCGCCGGCCAGGTCGTCGTCGAGGACCTCGACCTCGACGTGCACGGCGGCGAGATCGTCTGCGTCGCGGGCGTGCAGGGCAACGGCCAGAGCGAGCTCGCCGACGCCCTGCTCGGCACCCTCGGCGTCACGGCGGGCTCGATCACCCTCGACGGCGCGACGATCAGCGGGCGCTCGCCCAAGGAGATCATCGACGCGGGCCTGGGCTTCGTGCCCGAGGACCGTCAGCACGACGGCTTCGTCGGCAGCTTCACCGTCGCGGAGAACCTCGTGCTCAACCACTTCGACGAGGCCCCGTACGCGAAGGGCATCCGGCTCGACCTCTCCCGCATCCGCGGCAACGCCGACGAGCGGGTGGGGGAGTTCGACATCCGTACGCAGGGGATCGACACCCCGGTCAGCGCGCTGTCGGGCGGCAACCAGCAGAAGGTCGTGCTCGCCCGCGAGCTGTCGCGCCCGCTCGCGGCGCTGGTCGCGAGCCAGCCCACGCGCGGCGTCGACGTCGGGGCCATCGAGTTCCTGCACAAGCGCCTGGTCGGCGAGCGCGACCGCGGGACCGCCGTGCTCATCGTCTCGACCGAGCTGGACGAGGTCGCGGCGCTCGCCGACCGCGTCGCCGTCATGTACCGCGGCCGCGTGGTCGGTGTCGTGCCGCCCGACACCTCGCGCGAGGCGCTCGGGCTGATGATGGCGGGCGTGCCCGTCGAGGAGGCCCTCGCGGCCGCCGACGCCGCCGGGGCCCAGGCCCCGGCCGGGAAGGACCTGACGTGA
- a CDS encoding BMP family lipoprotein, whose amino-acid sequence MKKTLTLVGALATSAALALAGCAQAPGTDAGSSAPASGGASSAAADSSGFKACMVSDSGGFDDKSFNQTAYKGLTDAKTELGIETGQVESNAAADYAKNVQSMVDAKCSIIVTVGFALSDDTLASAKANPSIKYAIVDNNDPENYPAAKNLKPLVFNTAQSSFLAGYVAAGMSQTGKVGTFGGQKFPTVTIFMDGFAQGVEYYNKQKSKSVSVLGWDEAKQDGQFVGSFEDQKGGQRVAQGLVSQGADIILPVAGPAGLGALQAAKASGGKVNAIWVDTDGCVSAETYCSNIITSVTKGLDVSVTDAIKAAKDGSFDNSPYVGTLENGGTGLAPYHDFDGKVPAELKSEVDALKADIISGKITIESKSQPTS is encoded by the coding sequence GTGAAGAAGACCCTGACCCTGGTGGGCGCGCTCGCGACGTCCGCCGCCCTGGCCCTGGCTGGCTGCGCGCAGGCGCCCGGCACCGACGCCGGCTCGTCGGCCCCGGCGAGCGGTGGGGCGTCCTCCGCCGCCGCCGACTCGAGCGGCTTCAAGGCCTGCATGGTCTCCGACTCCGGCGGCTTCGACGACAAGTCGTTCAACCAGACGGCGTACAAGGGCCTCACCGACGCCAAGACCGAGCTCGGCATCGAGACCGGCCAGGTCGAGTCGAACGCCGCGGCCGACTACGCCAAGAACGTGCAGTCGATGGTCGACGCCAAGTGCAGCATCATCGTCACCGTCGGGTTCGCGCTGAGCGACGACACCCTCGCCTCGGCCAAGGCCAACCCGAGCATCAAGTACGCGATCGTCGACAACAACGACCCGGAGAACTACCCGGCGGCCAAGAACCTCAAGCCGCTGGTCTTCAACACCGCGCAGTCGAGCTTCCTCGCCGGCTACGTCGCGGCGGGCATGAGCCAGACCGGCAAGGTCGGCACGTTCGGCGGGCAGAAGTTCCCGACCGTCACGATCTTCATGGACGGCTTCGCCCAGGGCGTCGAGTACTACAACAAGCAGAAGAGCAAGAGCGTCTCGGTGCTCGGCTGGGACGAGGCCAAGCAGGACGGCCAGTTCGTCGGCAGCTTCGAGGACCAGAAGGGCGGCCAGCGCGTCGCCCAGGGCCTCGTCAGCCAGGGCGCCGACATCATCCTCCCGGTCGCCGGCCCGGCGGGCCTCGGCGCGCTGCAGGCGGCCAAGGCGAGCGGCGGCAAGGTCAACGCGATCTGGGTCGACACCGACGGCTGCGTGAGCGCGGAGACCTACTGCTCCAACATCATCACCAGCGTCACCAAGGGCCTCGACGTCTCCGTGACCGACGCGATCAAGGCCGCCAAGGACGGGTCGTTCGACAACAGCCCGTACGTCGGCACGCTGGAGAACGGCGGCACCGGGCTCGCCCCGTACCACGACTTCGACGGCAAGGTCCCGGCCGAGCTGAAGTCCGAGGTCGACGCCCTGAAGGCCGACATCATCTCGGGCAAGATCACCATCGAGTCCAAGTCGCAGCCGACCTCCTGA